A stretch of Desulfarculaceae bacterium DNA encodes these proteins:
- a CDS encoding anthranilate synthase component I family protein, with translation MAMLKAYTRELLADADTPVSAYVKLCSGEDNSFLFESAEGVENVGRYSIVAWDPVTSLRLEPDTVVVDHGGQIAEHPASEFFDVAQGVMDELACEGLPPLPFVGSLMGYVGYEAVRLVEKLPPIAPHHLPVARLCFPSRFAIFDHLQRKLTLVALAESDDAGKAMLGEINEGLHRAARLSTEPGSVEVTPPEAEPFMAAVEKAKEYIMAGDIFQVVPSARFTGTTDLDPLAVYRWLRVKSPSPYMFFLKFPDFHLVGSSPETLVKVENGRVMLRPIAGTRGRSADPAQDRALEQEMMASPKERAEHVMLVDLARNDAGRVSRYGTVEVEPYMTVERYSHVMHIVSQVEGEVDPELKVWDAFRASFPAGTLSGAPKVRAMEIINELEGVARGPYGGAVGCFGPGQYMDTCIGIRTIQFQEGRFVLQVGAGIVADSDPAMEYEEICHKAGQGIAALRLAAEGQA, from the coding sequence ATGGCAATGCTGAAAGCCTATACGCGCGAACTGCTGGCCGATGCCGACACGCCGGTCTCGGCCTATGTGAAGCTCTGCTCCGGGGAAGACAACTCCTTCCTGTTCGAGAGCGCGGAGGGGGTGGAGAACGTGGGCCGCTACTCCATCGTGGCCTGGGACCCGGTAACCAGCCTGCGTCTGGAGCCGGACACCGTGGTGGTGGACCACGGCGGCCAGATCGCGGAGCACCCGGCGTCCGAGTTCTTCGACGTGGCCCAGGGGGTGATGGACGAGCTGGCCTGCGAGGGCCTGCCTCCGCTGCCCTTCGTGGGTTCGCTCATGGGCTATGTGGGCTACGAGGCGGTTCGCCTGGTGGAAAAGCTGCCCCCCATCGCGCCCCACCATCTGCCCGTGGCCCGGCTCTGCTTCCCCTCCCGCTTCGCCATCTTCGACCACCTCCAGCGCAAGCTGACCCTGGTGGCCCTGGCCGAGAGCGATGACGCGGGCAAGGCCATGCTGGGCGAGATCAACGAGGGCCTGCACCGGGCGGCGCGCCTGTCCACCGAGCCGGGCAGCGTGGAGGTGACCCCGCCCGAGGCTGAGCCCTTCATGGCCGCGGTGGAAAAGGCCAAGGAATACATCATGGCCGGTGACATCTTCCAGGTAGTGCCCTCGGCCCGATTCACCGGCACCACGGACCTGGACCCCCTGGCCGTGTACCGCTGGTTGCGCGTAAAGAGCCCCTCGCCCTACATGTTCTTTCTCAAGTTCCCGGACTTCCATTTGGTGGGCTCCTCGCCCGAGACCCTGGTCAAGGTGGAGAACGGCCGGGTCATGCTCCGGCCCATCGCCGGCACCCGGGGCCGCTCGGCCGACCCGGCCCAGGACCGCGCCCTGGAGCAGGAGATGATGGCCTCGCCCAAGGAGCGGGCCGAGCACGTGATGCTGGTGGACCTGGCCCGCAACGACGCCGGCCGGGTGAGCCGCTACGGCACGGTGGAGGTGGAGCCCTACATGACCGTGGAGCGCTACAGCCACGTGATGCACATCGTTTCCCAGGTGGAGGGCGAGGTGGACCCGGAGCTCAAGGTGTGGGACGCCTTTAGGGCTTCCTTCCCGGCGGGCACCCTGTCCGGCGCGCCCAAGGTGCGGGCCATGGAGATCATCAACGAGCTGGAGGGTGTGGCCCGGGGCCCCTACGGCGGGGCGGTGGGCTGCTTCGGGCCGGGGCAATACATGGACACCTGCATCGGCATCCGCACCATCCAGTTCCAGGAGGGCCGCTTCGTGTTGCAGGTGGGCGCGGGCATCGTGGCCGACAGCGACCCGGCCATGGAGTACGAGGAGATTTGCCACAAGGCGGGGCAGGGCATCGCCGCTCTGCGCCTGGCCGCGGAGGGGCAGGCATGA
- a CDS encoding molybdopterin-dependent oxidoreductase produces the protein MRVFSIAVLILALGLAPAALAGQEIKTFQGKKLSPYHREYDNSIRGPQKVDRKAYRLKIDGLVERPQSLTYQQVTALPSVKEVVLMPCVEGWTETLLYQGPRIRELLALAGVKPEAAFVMFHSVEGYSTGLPLKYLSGDKILLGYRINGLELDATRGWPFQLVAPGKLGYKWAKWITRIEVLAKPVKGYWEKRGYSNKADASERY, from the coding sequence ATGCGCGTTTTCAGCATAGCGGTTTTGATCTTGGCCCTGGGCCTGGCCCCGGCGGCTTTGGCCGGGCAGGAGATAAAGACCTTTCAGGGCAAGAAGCTGAGCCCCTATCACCGCGAGTACGACAATTCCATTCGCGGGCCCCAAAAGGTGGACCGCAAGGCCTACCGCCTCAAGATCGACGGCCTGGTGGAGCGGCCCCAGTCGCTCACCTATCAGCAGGTGACCGCTCTGCCTTCGGTCAAGGAAGTGGTGCTCATGCCCTGCGTGGAGGGCTGGACCGAGACCTTGCTCTACCAGGGGCCGCGCATCCGTGAGCTGCTGGCCTTGGCCGGGGTCAAACCCGAGGCCGCCTTTGTGATGTTCCACTCGGTGGAGGGTTACTCCACCGGCCTGCCGCTCAAGTATCTGAGCGGCGACAAAATCTTGTTGGGCTACCGCATCAACGGCCTGGAGTTGGACGCCACCCGGGGCTGGCCCTTCCAACTGGTGGCGCCGGGCAAGCTGGGCTACAAGTGGGCCAAGTGGATCACCCGCATCGAAGTTTTGGCCAAGCCGGTGAAGGGCTACTGGGAGAAGCGGGGCTATTCCAATAAGGCCGACGCCAGCGAACGCTATTAA
- the tatC gene encoding twin-arginine translocase subunit TatC — MSDQDRPPEAEDQYEAEPEEHEDDEASRMPFLGHLEELRSRLVRSAIAVGVCFLCTYFFKEELYQGLARPLKAAMPPDAKLIYTAPAEAFFTYLKIALLAAIVAASPFIFYQFWRFIAPGLYDHERKAVWPFVTVSSVLFIVGAVFCYTMVFPYAFQFFMSFATDDIVPMLSLKSYLSFSSTLLFAFGVIFEMPLVLVFLGRIGVVSSKGLKKNRKYAILIMFVAGAMFTPPDVVTQCMMAVPLILLYEISIWMVMATEKKKAERQAAEEAELEGGDEEGEHEDEH; from the coding sequence ATGTCTGACCAGGACCGACCGCCAGAGGCCGAGGATCAATACGAGGCCGAACCGGAGGAGCACGAGGACGACGAAGCCTCGCGCATGCCTTTCCTGGGCCATCTGGAAGAGCTGCGCTCCCGCCTGGTGCGTTCGGCCATCGCGGTGGGGGTGTGCTTCCTGTGCACCTATTTCTTCAAGGAAGAGCTGTACCAAGGGCTGGCCCGTCCGCTCAAGGCGGCCATGCCCCCGGACGCCAAGCTGATCTACACCGCCCCGGCAGAGGCCTTTTTTACCTATCTGAAAATCGCCCTGCTGGCGGCCATCGTGGCGGCATCGCCCTTTATCTTCTATCAATTCTGGCGCTTCATCGCCCCGGGCCTCTACGATCACGAGCGCAAGGCGGTGTGGCCCTTTGTGACGGTTTCCTCGGTGCTGTTCATTGTGGGGGCGGTGTTCTGCTACACCATGGTCTTCCCCTACGCCTTCCAGTTCTTCATGAGCTTCGCCACCGACGACATCGTGCCCATGCTCAGCCTGAAGTCCTACCTCTCCTTCAGCTCCACTCTGCTGTTCGCCTTCGGGGTCATCTTCGAGATGCCCCTGGTGCTGGTGTTTCTGGGCCGCATCGGTGTGGTGAGCAGCAAGGGCCTCAAGAAGAACCGCAAGTACGCCATCCTCATCATGTTCGTCGCCGGGGCCATGTTCACCCCGCCCGACGTGGTCACCCAGTGCATGATGGCCGTCCCGCTCATCCTTCTTTACGAGATATCCATCTGGATGGTCATGGCCACCGAAAAGAAGAAAGCCGAGCGTCAGGCGGCGGAAGAAGCCGAGCTCGAAGGCGGCGACGAAGAGGGTGAGCACGAGGACGAGCACTAG
- the tatB gene encoding Sec-independent protein translocase protein TatB — MFGIGMPELLIILVVALIVVGPKKLPDMAKSLGKGLSQFRKAADEIKDEFADNQTYQDIKGLNKSFRDTLDEVNPKKMLEEVNPLVEPKEPKLDLSGRHALMDEIQGKPGEADKEASVEVAQKPPEAEAAAEDAPVIDVTPSPAPPERKES, encoded by the coding sequence ATGTTTGGTATCGGCATGCCCGAGCTGCTCATCATCTTGGTGGTGGCCCTGATCGTGGTGGGGCCCAAGAAACTGCCGGATATGGCCAAAAGCTTGGGCAAAGGTCTCAGTCAGTTCCGCAAAGCGGCCGATGAGATCAAAGATGAATTCGCCGACAACCAGACCTATCAGGATATCAAGGGTCTGAACAAATCCTTCCGCGACACCTTGGACGAGGTTAACCCCAAGAAGATGCTGGAGGAGGTCAACCCCCTGGTGGAGCCCAAGGAGCCCAAGCTGGACCTCTCGGGCCGCCACGCCCTCATGGACGAGATCCAGGGCAAGCCCGGCGAGGCCGACAAGGAGGCCTCCGTGGAGGTGGCCCAGAAGCCGCCCGAAGCCGAAGCGGCTGCCGAGGACGCCCCGGTCATCGACGTTACCCCCAGCCCAGCCCCTCCCGAGCGCAAAGAATCCTAG
- the uvrC gene encoding excinuclease ABC subunit UvrC, whose amino-acid sequence MPESPAKDKPRGAEAIKQALAHVPLNPGVYLMKDARGRVIYVGKAKRLKNRLTSYTRPLSGPDWYATKVAIMVSHVASVDFVITSSEKEALLLENTLIKKHRPRYNADLRDDKSYPYFRLTRQHEFPRLSLVRRPKLGDGAKYFGPFQSAGAARQTMYLLQRIFPLRRCSDAALKNRGRPCLDYETGRCFAPCAGKISAKEYGLLVKELEEFFAGKGQALAKRLQGEMEAAAKNERFEEAALLRDRWQALTRTLEKQQVSGPAEEDLDALALHATEEGMRLAQVRVRGGQVEGGKVHDLSRAALSPDEAMAQALVMLYDTSPPPPLILLSQMPPAPSLVAEVLGEKAGRKVELRLPQRGEKKKLLELAVLNAAQARHDQPGPGPALERLGKKLGLAQLPHAMECLDISHLGGSLTVAGLVAMAGGELDKGHYRRYKVLGGEGGGDDYAAMAHVLARRLGGDDPPPDLLLLDGGKGQLSMAVSAVEALPFAQRPALASIAKGRAPGEPDRIYTPGRKNPLNLHEGDPALLLLMRLRDEAHRFAITYHRLLRKKALTKSILEEVPGIGPKKKTALLKAFGSLAALKKARAGELAQRGGLDQNTAARLAEFLAALDTTQGPK is encoded by the coding sequence TTGCCGGAGAGCCCAGCCAAAGATAAGCCCCGTGGCGCGGAGGCCATAAAGCAGGCCCTGGCCCACGTGCCCCTGAACCCGGGCGTGTACCTGATGAAGGACGCGCGGGGCCGGGTGATCTACGTGGGCAAGGCCAAGCGCCTCAAGAACCGGCTCACCTCCTACACCCGGCCGCTCTCGGGCCCTGACTGGTACGCCACCAAGGTGGCCATCATGGTCAGCCACGTGGCCTCGGTGGATTTCGTGATCACCTCCAGCGAGAAGGAAGCCCTTCTCCTGGAGAACACGCTCATCAAGAAGCACCGCCCCCGCTACAACGCCGACCTGCGCGACGACAAAAGCTACCCCTACTTCCGGCTCACCCGGCAGCACGAGTTCCCCCGCTTGTCCCTGGTGCGCCGTCCCAAGCTGGGCGACGGGGCCAAGTATTTCGGCCCTTTCCAGAGCGCGGGCGCGGCCCGCCAGACCATGTACCTTTTGCAGCGCATCTTCCCCCTGCGCCGCTGTTCGGACGCGGCCCTCAAGAACCGGGGCCGTCCTTGCCTGGACTACGAGACAGGCCGCTGCTTCGCGCCCTGCGCGGGCAAGATCAGCGCAAAGGAGTACGGCCTGCTGGTCAAGGAGCTGGAGGAGTTCTTCGCGGGCAAGGGGCAAGCCCTGGCCAAGCGGCTGCAAGGGGAGATGGAGGCCGCGGCCAAGAACGAGCGCTTCGAGGAGGCGGCTCTCCTGCGCGACCGCTGGCAGGCGCTGACCCGCACCTTGGAGAAGCAGCAGGTCTCCGGCCCGGCCGAGGAAGACCTGGACGCGCTGGCCCTGCACGCCACGGAAGAGGGGATGCGCCTGGCCCAAGTGCGGGTGCGCGGGGGCCAGGTGGAAGGCGGCAAGGTGCACGACCTCAGCCGCGCGGCCCTGTCGCCGGACGAGGCCATGGCCCAGGCCCTGGTCATGCTCTACGACACCTCCCCGCCGCCGCCCTTGATCCTGCTCTCGCAGATGCCGCCCGCGCCCTCCCTGGTGGCCGAGGTGCTGGGCGAAAAGGCCGGGCGCAAGGTGGAGCTGCGCCTTCCCCAGCGGGGAGAAAAGAAAAAGCTCCTTGAACTGGCCGTGCTCAACGCGGCCCAGGCCCGCCACGACCAGCCCGGCCCGGGTCCGGCCCTGGAGCGCCTGGGGAAGAAGCTGGGCCTGGCCCAACTCCCGCACGCCATGGAGTGCCTGGACATCTCCCATCTGGGCGGCAGCCTCACCGTGGCCGGCCTGGTGGCCATGGCCGGCGGTGAGCTGGACAAAGGGCATTACCGCCGCTACAAGGTCTTGGGCGGCGAGGGCGGGGGCGACGACTACGCGGCCATGGCCCATGTCTTGGCCCGGCGCCTGGGCGGCGACGACCCGCCTCCGGACCTGCTGCTCCTGGACGGCGGCAAGGGCCAGCTCTCCATGGCGGTGAGCGCGGTGGAGGCGCTGCCCTTTGCCCAGCGCCCCGCCTTGGCCTCCATTGCCAAGGGCCGCGCCCCCGGCGAGCCGGACCGCATCTACACCCCGGGGCGCAAGAACCCGCTCAACCTGCACGAAGGCGATCCGGCCCTGCTCTTGTTGATGCGCCTCAGGGACGAGGCTCACCGCTTTGCCATCACTTATCACCGCCTGCTGCGCAAGAAGGCGCTCACCAAAAGCATCTTGGAAGAGGTGCCGGGCATCGGCCCCAAGAAGAAAACAGCCTTGCTCAAGGCCTTCGGCTCCCTGGCCGCGCTCAAGAAGGCCCGGGCAGGGGAGCTGGCCCAGCGGGGCGGGCTGGACCAGAACACCGCCGCCCGATTGGCCGAGTTCTTGGCCGCCCTTGACACTACCCAAGGCCCAAAGTAG
- a CDS encoding alpha/beta hydrolase — translation MRCSIMRRALGLALALALILGAVPVLAGQGAYAELDGHKVFYTDQGKGQPALVLIHGWICNHQFYKDMVPGLAAKHRVIALDLIGHGKSAAPQVAYTQEYLARSVLAVMDKAGIKNAVLIGHSMGAALARRIALEHPARVRALVSLDGALGQPPQDPKAREQWIAQAQAFAAQFQGPDGQSKVGPFFDAMQDPATPPALRQWIKDQAMATPWHVGRSSMKHFVDPANWDGKALGIPALIIAVPSQFLPPDWEAQMRALFPHLSYHTISGVGHFLMLEKAAEVNALILGFVDGAAVRDRQVK, via the coding sequence ATGCGATGTAGCATCATGCGGCGGGCCTTGGGCCTGGCCCTGGCGTTGGCCCTCATCCTGGGGGCGGTTCCGGTCCTGGCTGGGCAGGGCGCATATGCCGAGTTGGACGGGCACAAGGTTTTCTACACCGACCAGGGCAAGGGCCAGCCGGCCCTGGTGCTCATCCATGGCTGGATCTGCAACCACCAGTTCTACAAGGACATGGTTCCCGGCCTAGCCGCCAAGCACCGGGTCATCGCCCTGGACCTGATCGGCCACGGCAAGAGCGCCGCGCCTCAGGTGGCCTACACCCAGGAATACCTGGCCCGTTCGGTGTTGGCGGTGATGGACAAGGCTGGGATTAAAAACGCGGTGCTCATAGGGCACAGCATGGGCGCTGCTCTTGCCCGGCGCATCGCCCTGGAGCATCCGGCGCGGGTGCGGGCGTTGGTCTCGCTGGACGGAGCCCTGGGCCAGCCGCCCCAAGACCCCAAGGCCCGCGAGCAGTGGATCGCCCAGGCCCAGGCCTTTGCGGCCCAGTTCCAGGGCCCGGACGGCCAGAGTAAAGTGGGGCCCTTCTTTGACGCCATGCAGGACCCGGCCACGCCCCCGGCCCTGCGCCAGTGGATCAAGGATCAGGCCATGGCCACGCCCTGGCACGTGGGACGTAGCTCCATGAAGCATTTCGTGGACCCGGCCAACTGGGACGGCAAGGCGCTGGGCATCCCCGCCCTGATCATCGCGGTGCCCAGCCAGTTCCTACCCCCGGACTGGGAGGCCCAGATGCGCGCCCTGTTCCCCCACCTGAGCTACCACACCATCAGCGGGGTGGGGCACTTCCTCATGCTGGAGAAGGCGGCCGAGGTCAACGCCCTGATCCTAGGCTTTGTGGACGGTGCGGCGGTGCGGGACAGACAGGTCAAGTAA
- the uvrB gene encoding excinuclease ABC subunit UvrB: MDHTSHWWRTAPSEAKFELVSEFSPQGDQPKAIDELSRGLAEGIEHQVLLGVTGSGKTFTMANVVVNAGLPTLVLAPNKTLAAQLYGEFKALFPHNAVEYFVSYYDYYQPEAYIPASDTYIEKDSSINERIDKMRHAATYSLLTRQDVIIVASVSCIYGLGSPEAYAGMIVYLEQGKEADRDQVLRTLVEMLYERNEYSFHRGTFRVRGDTIEVFPAYEEERAVRISFFGDEVEEIAFIDPLRGVALEKAPRVTIFPASHYVTSENIRVQAMSAIRGELAERTAHFEANNKLIEAQRIRERTLFDLEMMKELGFCHGIENYSRHLTGRAPGQAPPTLLDYFPQKWLLIVDESHITMPQVRGMYFGDRSRKETLVEYGFRLPSALDNRPLNFDEFQTHTDQVVYVSATPADYELEKAGGVVVEQIIRPTGLMDPIIEVRPASGQVDDLLGELREITAKGQRALVTTLTKRMAEELTEYFDEMGLKVRYLHSDIDTIERVEIIRDLRKGVFDVLVGINLLREGLDLPEVSLVAILDADREGFLRSTRSLIQTTGRAARNLEGRVLLYADKITDSMARAMEETERRRAVQEEYNREHHITPKSIIKAIGAMLPHEIAADYSTVELVDEEPEWELEEIPGRIAELREEMEQMAKDLRFEEAALIRDKIKQLQAMELEWRGLE; this comes from the coding sequence ATCGACCATACTTCCCACTGGTGGCGCACCGCTCCCAGCGAGGCCAAATTCGAGCTGGTCAGCGAGTTCTCGCCCCAGGGCGACCAGCCCAAGGCCATCGACGAGCTGAGCCGGGGCCTGGCCGAGGGCATCGAGCACCAGGTGCTCCTGGGGGTCACCGGCTCCGGCAAGACCTTCACCATGGCCAACGTGGTGGTCAACGCGGGCCTGCCCACCCTGGTGCTGGCCCCCAACAAGACCCTGGCCGCCCAGCTCTACGGCGAGTTCAAGGCCCTGTTCCCCCACAACGCGGTGGAGTACTTCGTCTCCTACTACGACTACTACCAGCCCGAGGCCTACATTCCGGCCAGCGACACCTACATCGAGAAAGACTCGTCCATCAACGAGCGCATCGACAAGATGCGCCACGCGGCCACCTACAGCCTGCTCACCCGCCAGGACGTGATTATCGTGGCCAGCGTGTCCTGCATCTACGGCCTGGGCTCGCCCGAGGCCTACGCGGGAATGATCGTGTATCTGGAGCAGGGCAAGGAGGCGGACCGCGACCAGGTGCTGCGCACCTTGGTGGAGATGCTCTACGAGCGCAACGAGTACTCCTTCCATCGCGGCACCTTCCGGGTGCGCGGCGACACCATCGAGGTCTTCCCGGCCTACGAGGAGGAGCGCGCGGTGCGCATCTCCTTTTTCGGCGACGAGGTGGAGGAGATCGCCTTCATCGACCCCCTACGCGGGGTGGCCCTGGAAAAGGCTCCTCGGGTGACGATTTTCCCGGCCAGCCACTACGTGACCAGCGAGAACATCCGGGTGCAGGCCATGAGCGCCATCCGCGGGGAGCTGGCCGAGCGCACCGCCCATTTCGAGGCCAACAACAAGCTCATCGAGGCCCAGCGCATCCGGGAGCGCACCCTGTTCGATTTGGAGATGATGAAGGAGCTGGGCTTCTGCCACGGCATCGAGAACTACTCGCGACATCTCACCGGCCGCGCGCCGGGCCAGGCCCCGCCCACCCTGCTGGACTACTTTCCCCAGAAGTGGCTGCTCATCGTTGACGAGAGCCACATTACCATGCCCCAGGTGCGGGGCATGTACTTCGGCGACCGCTCCCGCAAGGAGACCCTGGTGGAGTACGGCTTTCGCTTGCCCAGCGCCCTGGACAACCGGCCGCTCAACTTCGACGAGTTCCAGACCCACACCGACCAGGTGGTCTATGTCTCGGCCACCCCGGCGGACTATGAGTTGGAAAAGGCGGGCGGGGTGGTGGTGGAGCAGATCATCCGCCCCACCGGGCTCATGGACCCCATAATCGAGGTGCGCCCGGCCTCTGGCCAGGTGGACGACCTCCTGGGCGAACTGCGCGAGATAACCGCCAAGGGCCAGCGCGCCCTGGTGACCACCCTGACCAAGCGCATGGCCGAGGAGCTCACCGAGTACTTCGACGAGATGGGCCTCAAGGTGCGCTACCTGCACAGCGACATCGACACCATCGAGCGGGTGGAGATCATCCGCGATCTCAGGAAGGGTGTGTTCGACGTCTTGGTGGGGATCAACCTCTTGCGCGAGGGCCTGGATTTGCCCGAGGTGAGCCTGGTGGCCATCCTGGACGCGGACCGCGAGGGCTTCCTGCGCTCCACCCGCAGCCTGATCCAGACCACGGGCCGCGCGGCGCGCAACCTGGAGGGCCGGGTGCTGCTCTACGCCGACAAGATCACCGACTCCATGGCCCGGGCCATGGAGGAGACCGAGCGGCGGCGCGCGGTGCAGGAGGAGTACAACCGCGAGCACCACATCACGCCCAAGAGCATCATCAAGGCCATCGGAGCCATGCTGCCCCACGAGATCGCGGCCGACTACTCCACCGTGGAGCTGGTGGATGAGGAGCCGGAGTGGGAGCTGGAGGAGATTCCCGGGCGCATCGCCGAGCTGCGCGAGGAGATGGAGCAGATGGCCAAGGACCTGCGCTTCGAGGAGGCGGCGCTCATCCGCGACAAAATCAAGCAACTGCAAGCCATGGAGCTTGAGTGGAGGGGGTTGGAATAA
- a CDS encoding NAD(P)H-dependent oxidoreductase, producing MRILLVLAHPDPASFNAALAARSRQALTGLGHEVVFHDLYAEGFDPMLWQEEFPEGAALPPAIEAHCRDLEAADGVVIVHPNWWGMPPAIMKGWIDRVFRPGRAYRFLEGDGGEGVPQGLLPAKAVVVFNTGNTPPQREIDVFSDPLERLWRDCVFGLCGTPRFYRRLFGVICLSDQAQRAAWLDQAEAMLAQAFPRE from the coding sequence ATGCGCATATTGCTGGTGCTGGCTCATCCCGACCCGGCCAGCTTCAACGCGGCCCTGGCCGCGCGCTCCCGCCAGGCCCTGACCGGGCTGGGCCATGAGGTCGTCTTCCACGACCTCTACGCCGAGGGCTTCGACCCGATGCTGTGGCAGGAGGAATTCCCGGAAGGCGCCGCTCTGCCTCCGGCCATCGAGGCGCACTGCCGCGACCTGGAGGCCGCCGACGGCGTGGTGATCGTGCACCCCAACTGGTGGGGCATGCCTCCGGCCATCATGAAGGGCTGGATCGACCGGGTGTTTAGGCCGGGGCGGGCCTATCGTTTCCTAGAGGGCGACGGCGGCGAGGGGGTTCCCCAGGGCCTGTTGCCCGCCAAGGCGGTGGTGGTGTTCAACACCGGCAACACGCCCCCGCAGCGCGAGATAGATGTTTTCAGCGATCCCCTGGAGCGGCTGTGGCGCGACTGCGTGTTCGGCCTGTGCGGCACGCCCCGGTTCTATCGCCGCCTCTTCGGGGTGATCTGCCTGAGCGACCAGGCCCAACGCGCGGCCTGGCTGGACCAAGCCGAGGCCATGTTGGCCCAGGCCTTCCCCCGGGAGTAA